A section of the Scleropages formosus chromosome 12, fSclFor1.1, whole genome shotgun sequence genome encodes:
- the LOC108929517 gene encoding beta-centractin-like: MESYDIITNQPVVIDNGSGVVKAGFAGDQIPKYCFPNYVGRPKHVRVMAGALEGDIFIGPKAEEHRGLLSVRYPMEHGIVKDWNDMERIWQYVYSKEQLQTFSEEHPVLLTEAPLNPSKNRERAAEVFFETFNVPALFISMQAVLSLYATGRTTGVVLDAGDGVTHAVPIYEGFAIPHSIMRVDIAGRDVTRYLRLLLRKEGYDFHTSAEFEVVRTIKERACYLSLNPQKDETLETEKAQYTLPDGSTLDIGPARFRAPELLFRPDLVGDESEGIHEVLAFAIQKSDMDLRRTLFSNIVLSGGSTLFKGFGDRILSEVKKLAPKDVKIKISAPQERLYSTWIGGSILASLDTFKKMWVSKKEYEEDRARAIHRKTFQ; this comes from the exons ATGGAGTCCTATGACATCATCACTAATCAGCCTGTCGTGATTGATAAC GGTTCTGGCGTTGTCAAGGCTGGGTTTGCTGGAGACCAGATCCCCAAATACTGCTTCCCAAACTA TGTTGGGCGTCCAAAACATGTACGGGTGATGGCAGGTGCCCTCGAAGGAGATATCTTCATCGGCCCCAAAGCCGAG gagcacAGGGGTCTGCTATCTGTGCGCTACCCCATGGAGCACGGCATTGTCAAGGACTGGAATGATATGGAACGCATCTGGCAGTACGTCTATTCAAAGGAGCAGTTGCAGACCTTCTCGGAAGAA CATCCTGTGTTGCTCACAGAGGCACCCCTGAATCCCAGCAAGAATCGGGAGCGGGCTGCAGAGGTGTTCTTTGAGACTTTTAACGTGCCAGCCCTTTTCATCTCCATGCAGGCCGTCCTCAGTCT GTACGCCACGGGGCGAACAACGGGAGTGGTGCTGGACGCCGGTGATGGAGTGACCCATGCCGTGCCTATTTATGAGGGCTTTGCCATCCCGCACTCTATCATGCGGGTCGATATAGCCGGGCGCGACGTTACCCGCTACCTGCGTCTACTTCTGCGGAAGGAGGGCTATGACTTCCATACCTCAGCAGAGTTCGAAGTTGTGCGCACCATCAAAGAG AGGGCCTGCTACCTGTCCCTGAACCCCCAGAAGGACGAGACTCTGGAGACAGAGAAAGCACAGTACACGCTCCCAGATGGCAGCACGCTGGAT ATTGGACCTGCACGGTTCAGGGCTCCAGAACTGTTGTTCCGACCAGATCTGGTGGGAGATGAAAGTGAAGGTATCCACGAGGTCCTTGCCTTTGCCATCCAGAAATCTGACATGGACCTGCGACGCACATTGTTTTCCAACATTGTCCTTTCTGGGGGCTCTACGCTGTTCAAAG GTTTTGGTGATCGGATATTAAGCGAAGTAAAGAAGTTGGCACCCAAAGATGTTAAAATAAAG ATCTCTGCTCCTCAGGAGAGGTTATACTCCACATGGATTGG AGGTTCTATCCTGGCATCGCTGGACACCTTCAAGAAAATGTG